Proteins encoded within one genomic window of Candidatus Berkiella cookevillensis:
- a CDS encoding pyridoxal phosphate-dependent aminotransferase yields MKLLADNIIHLETESAFKIGDHISKVQASGLDVVKLNIGDPNFDIPHFIKDEIKAQLDQNNTHYCDPKGLLSFREAICERIKQRQKISIVPEQIVVFPGSKTSVGFSQQIYCNKGDEVIYAIPGFPIYEIFINYLGAKAVPILLKEESHFVMTAEQLADAITPKTKLIYLNFPSNPTGSMLSQREAEAIADVILSKCHKNVRIYSDEIYEDLIFDQQSHHSVASIPGMQERTIISSGLSKNFSWTGGRVGYAVLPTIEEAEIFKKLNINYFSCVPAYHQEAAAAAFKHPQASDYLAKIVSTYQQRRDSIAKALNDIKGMYCAIPQGAMYLYPNITEICEHLGISEVYKNLPENIKKLSSPSTIFQMFALYYHQVAVLDQRAFGAQTTYQQSYMRLSLTASQEMLNAGVKKIQTAAADIDGFKQYIVKNLPLY; encoded by the coding sequence ATGAAATTACTAGCAGATAATATCATCCATTTGGAAACAGAAAGCGCTTTCAAGATTGGCGATCACATTTCTAAAGTACAGGCATCTGGCTTAGATGTGGTCAAACTGAATATTGGTGATCCAAATTTTGACATCCCTCATTTTATAAAAGATGAGATCAAAGCTCAATTAGATCAAAATAATACACATTACTGCGATCCCAAAGGCTTACTTTCATTCCGTGAAGCAATTTGTGAACGTATCAAACAAAGACAAAAAATATCCATCGTTCCAGAGCAGATTGTTGTGTTTCCTGGCTCAAAGACTTCTGTCGGGTTCTCCCAGCAAATATACTGCAATAAAGGTGACGAAGTTATCTATGCAATTCCTGGATTTCCAATTTATGAAATCTTTATTAACTATTTAGGTGCCAAAGCAGTGCCTATTCTCTTAAAAGAAGAATCTCATTTTGTAATGACGGCAGAACAACTTGCAGATGCTATCACACCAAAAACAAAACTCATTTATTTAAATTTCCCGTCTAATCCGACTGGCTCCATGCTTTCTCAAAGAGAAGCAGAAGCGATTGCAGATGTTATTTTGTCAAAATGCCATAAGAATGTAAGAATATATTCTGATGAAATCTATGAGGATTTGATATTTGATCAACAATCACACCATTCTGTAGCAAGCATTCCAGGGATGCAAGAGAGAACGATCATCAGTAGTGGACTCTCTAAGAATTTTTCTTGGACAGGTGGGAGAGTTGGTTACGCTGTCCTACCCACGATAGAAGAAGCAGAGATATTCAAAAAGCTGAATATTAACTATTTTTCGTGTGTGCCAGCTTATCATCAAGAGGCGGCAGCGGCTGCATTCAAGCACCCTCAAGCCTCGGATTATCTGGCAAAAATAGTCTCTACCTATCAGCAACGCAGAGATAGTATTGCAAAAGCCTTAAATGATATTAAAGGCATGTACTGCGCCATTCCTCAAGGAGCAATGTATTTATACCCCAATATCACTGAGATTTGTGAACATTTAGGTATCTCTGAAGTTTATAAAAATTTACCAGAGAATATTAAAAAACTCAGCTCTCCATCTACTATTTTCCAAATGTTTGCTCTTTATTATCATCAAGTTGCTGTCTTAGACCAGCGTGCATTTGGCGCACAAACGACCTACCAACAAAGCTATATGCGTTTATCTCTAACGGCTTCGCAAGAAATGCTAAACGCCGGTGTAAAGAAAATACAAACTGCTGCCGCAGATATTGATGGCTTTAAACAATATATCGTTAAAAACCTGCCGTTGTATTAG
- a CDS encoding TylF/MycF/NovP-related O-methyltransferase has product MDTYDKAHQMLLSDFRYFAFRDILYWLNYEMIEGDILEFGVGAGASLLLFALFNTQYQKWPEWLGDKEKKPIQRRIVGFDSFEGLPIGEGHARWHESVFKNNERLNHPFLAIGEAIKPEHVVKLFDVCGYEAPILEVGLFSDTVPKTIPAKYNKAALIHIDSDLYESCKTVLAHVEPLIQDGTVIMFDEWFAFKGNPNKGEARAFREFLEVNPHIQAIPYKQYSISSNAFIMQRTNTTAGF; this is encoded by the coding sequence ATGGATACCTATGATAAAGCACATCAAATGTTGCTATCTGATTTTCGATATTTTGCATTTCGCGATATTTTGTATTGGTTGAATTATGAAATGATTGAAGGTGATATTTTAGAGTTTGGGGTCGGTGCGGGCGCTAGTCTTCTATTATTTGCACTTTTTAATACACAATATCAGAAATGGCCAGAATGGTTGGGCGACAAAGAGAAAAAACCTATACAACGAAGAATAGTTGGTTTTGATTCTTTTGAAGGCTTACCCATCGGAGAGGGGCATGCAAGATGGCATGAAAGTGTTTTTAAAAATAATGAAAGGCTCAACCACCCTTTTTTGGCAATTGGCGAAGCTATTAAGCCAGAACATGTTGTTAAGCTTTTTGATGTTTGTGGCTATGAAGCACCGATTCTTGAAGTGGGGCTCTTTTCTGATACTGTTCCTAAAACAATACCCGCAAAATATAATAAAGCAGCTTTGATTCACATTGACTCTGATTTGTATGAATCGTGTAAAACGGTGTTAGCGCATGTTGAGCCTTTAATACAAGATGGTACGGTGATCATGTTCGATGAATGGTTTGCATTCAAAGGCAATCCCAATAAAGGGGAAGCACGTGCCTTTAGAGAATTTTTAGAAGTAAATCCACATATTCAAGCAATACCCTATAAGCAATATAGTATTTCCAGTAATGCGTTTATCATGCAAAGAACTAATACAACGGCAGGTTTTTAA